In a single window of the Phaeobacter sp. G2 genome:
- the serA gene encoding phosphoglycerate dehydrogenase, producing the protein MAPKVLISDKLSEAAVQIFRDRGIDVDFQPDLGKDKDKLAEVIGQYDGLAIRSATKVTDKILANATNLKVIARAGIGTDNIDKEAASKKGVIVMNTPFGNMITTAEHAIAMMFAVARQIPEASTSTHAGKWEKSKFMGTELTNKTLGVIGAGNIGGIVCDRARGLKMKVVAYDPFLGQEKADKMGVEKVELDELLARADFITLHVPFTDATANILSRENLAKTKKGVRIINCARGGLVDEEALAEALKSGHVAGAAFDVFSQEPAKENALFNLPNVVCTPHLGAATTEAQENVALQVAEQMSNYLLTGAVENALNMPSVTAEEAKVMGPWIKLAEHLGAFVGQMTDEPIKAINILYDGVAAEMNLDALNCAVVAGIMKKVNPDVNMVSAPVVAKERGIQISTTNQDKTGAFDGYIKVTAVTDKRERSVAGTVFSDGKPRFIQIKGINIDAEVGAHMLYTTNNDVPGIIGALGQTMGEHGVNIANFTLGRSEAGGEAIALLYVDDVVPADARAKLAESDLFNQIKPLVFDVA; encoded by the coding sequence ATGGCTCCCAAGGTACTCATCTCCGACAAACTCTCCGAAGCCGCCGTACAGATCTTTCGCGATCGCGGCATCGACGTGGATTTCCAGCCTGACCTGGGCAAAGACAAAGACAAGCTCGCCGAAGTCATTGGCCAGTATGACGGTCTGGCGATCCGCTCGGCGACCAAGGTGACGGACAAGATCCTCGCCAATGCCACAAACCTCAAGGTCATCGCCCGCGCCGGCATCGGCACCGACAACATCGACAAGGAGGCCGCGTCGAAAAAGGGTGTGATCGTGATGAACACGCCCTTTGGCAACATGATCACCACCGCGGAACACGCGATTGCGATGATGTTTGCCGTGGCGCGTCAGATCCCCGAGGCCTCCACCTCGACCCATGCCGGCAAATGGGAAAAATCCAAATTCATGGGCACTGAGCTCACCAATAAAACCCTGGGCGTTATCGGCGCCGGCAACATTGGTGGCATCGTGTGCGATCGCGCCCGTGGCCTCAAGATGAAGGTTGTGGCCTATGATCCCTTCCTGGGTCAGGAAAAGGCCGACAAGATGGGCGTCGAAAAGGTCGAGCTGGACGAGCTGCTCGCCCGCGCCGATTTCATCACCCTGCACGTGCCCTTCACCGATGCCACAGCCAATATCCTGAGCCGTGAAAACCTGGCCAAGACCAAAAAAGGCGTGCGCATCATCAACTGCGCCCGTGGTGGTCTGGTGGACGAAGAGGCCCTGGCCGAAGCCCTGAAATCGGGCCATGTCGCTGGTGCCGCCTTTGACGTGTTCTCGCAAGAGCCCGCCAAGGAAAACGCCCTGTTCAACCTGCCCAACGTGGTCTGCACGCCGCATCTGGGCGCGGCAACAACCGAGGCACAGGAAAACGTCGCCCTGCAGGTGGCAGAGCAGATGTCCAACTACCTGCTGACCGGCGCCGTTGAAAACGCGCTCAACATGCCAAGCGTCACCGCCGAAGAAGCCAAGGTCATGGGCCCCTGGATCAAACTGGCCGAGCACCTGGGCGCCTTTGTGGGTCAGATGACCGATGAGCCGATCAAGGCGATCAACATTCTTTATGATGGTGTCGCCGCCGAGATGAACCTGGACGCGCTGAACTGCGCGGTTGTGGCGGGCATCATGAAAAAGGTGAACCCGGATGTGAACATGGTCTCCGCCCCGGTGGTGGCCAAGGAACGTGGCATCCAGATCTCGACCACCAATCAGGACAAAACCGGCGCCTTTGATGGCTATATCAAGGTGACAGCCGTCACGGATAAACGCGAACGCTCGGTTGCAGGCACCGTGTTCTCCGATGGCAAACCCCGGTTTATCCAGATCAAAGGCATCAACATCGACGCCGAGGTGGGCGCGCATATGCTCTACACCACCAACAACGACGTGCCGGGCATCATTGGTGCGCTGGGCCAGACCATGGGTGAACACGGCGTCAATATCGCCAACTTTACCCTGGGCCGGTCTGAGGCCGGTGGCGAAGCCATTGCGCTGCTCTATGTGGACGACGTGGTCCCCGCAGACGCCCGCGCCAAGTTGGCTGAAAGCGATCTGTTCAACCAGATCAAACCCTTGGTTTTTGACGTTGCCTGA
- a CDS encoding phosphoserine transaminase, producing MATQQPATRPGNPRFSSGPCAKPPTFELSKLADAPLGRSHRASVGKAKLKDAIEGTREILGIPADYRIGIVPASDTGAVEMALWSLLGERKVEMLAWESFGAGWVTDVVKQLKIDAEVKTADYGQIVDLASVDCTNDVVFTWNGTTAGVRVPNADWIADDRAGLTICDATSAAFAMDLPWDKLDVTTFSWQKVLGGEAAHGVIVLSPRAVERLESYTPAWPLPKIFRMTKGGKLIEGIFTGATINTPSMLAVEDYLFALDWARSVGGLKGLIARADANAQAVFDFCDANGWIANLAEDDATRSNTSVCLKFTDDRIQDGAAFAKAVAKRLEAENIALDIGAYRDAPAGLRIWCGGTVETADIQAMLPWLAWAFEAEIAAQG from the coding sequence ATGGCTACTCAGCAACCGGCGACGCGGCCGGGTAATCCGCGTTTTTCTTCTGGCCCCTGCGCCAAACCCCCTACATTTGAATTGTCCAAACTGGCCGACGCCCCTCTGGGTCGCAGCCATCGCGCCAGCGTCGGCAAGGCCAAGCTGAAGGATGCCATCGAGGGCACCCGCGAAATTCTGGGCATCCCCGCAGATTATCGTATTGGTATTGTTCCCGCGTCTGACACCGGTGCGGTCGAAATGGCCCTGTGGTCGCTTTTGGGCGAACGCAAGGTGGAGATGCTGGCCTGGGAAAGCTTTGGCGCGGGCTGGGTCACCGATGTGGTGAAGCAGCTGAAAATCGACGCCGAAGTGAAAACCGCCGACTATGGCCAGATTGTCGATCTTGCCTCGGTGGATTGCACCAACGATGTGGTCTTTACCTGGAACGGCACCACCGCCGGTGTGCGGGTTCCCAACGCCGACTGGATTGCCGATGACCGCGCTGGTCTGACCATCTGCGACGCCACCAGCGCCGCCTTTGCGATGGATCTGCCCTGGGACAAGCTGGATGTGACCACCTTCTCCTGGCAAAAGGTTCTGGGCGGCGAAGCGGCTCATGGTGTGATCGTGCTGTCGCCCCGCGCGGTGGAACGGCTGGAAAGCTACACCCCGGCCTGGCCCCTGCCCAAGATCTTCCGCATGACCAAAGGCGGCAAGCTGATTGAGGGAATCTTTACCGGTGCCACCATCAATACGCCGTCGATGCTGGCGGTTGAGGACTATCTGTTCGCGCTGGATTGGGCGCGTTCGGTTGGCGGTCTGAAGGGCCTCATCGCCCGTGCTGACGCCAATGCGCAGGCCGTGTTTGATTTCTGCGATGCCAACGGCTGGATCGCCAATCTGGCCGAGGATGATGCGACACGCTCCAACACCTCGGTCTGCCTGAAGTTCACCGATGACCGCATTCAGGATGGCGCCGCCTTTGCCAAGGCCGTGGCCAAACGTCTGGAAGCTGAAAACATTGCGCTGGACATTGGTGCCTACCGCGACGCGCCTGCGGGTCTGCGGATCTGGTGTGGTGGCACGGTGGAAACCGCTGACATCCAGGCCATGTTGCCCTGGCTCGCCTGGGCCTTTGAGGCCGAGATCGCCGCACAAGGCTAA